One genomic segment of Panicum virgatum strain AP13 chromosome 2N, P.virgatum_v5, whole genome shotgun sequence includes these proteins:
- the LOC120661013 gene encoding probable alpha,alpha-trehalose-phosphate synthase [UDP-forming] 7 codes for MFSRSYTNLLDLANGNLSALDYGGGGGGGGGGRPPRARRMQRTMTTPGTLVELDEERAGSVASDVQSSLAGDRLIVVANTLPVRGERRPDGRGWSFAWDEDSLLFHLRDGLPDDMEVLYVGSLRADVPPAEQDDVAQALLERFRCVPAFLPKDLCDRFYHGFCKQTLWPLFHYMLPFSPDHGGRFDRSQWEAYVLANKLFSQRVIEVLNPEDDYVWIHDYHLLALPSFLRRRFNRLRIGFFLHSPFPSSELYRSLPVRDEILKSLLNCDLIGFHTFDYARHFLSCCSRMLGIEYQSKRGYIGLDYFGRTVGIKIMPVGINMMQLQSLLQHPDLERQVAELRNQFNRKTVLLGVDDMDIFKGIDLKILAFEQMLKTHPKWQGRAVLVQIANPKGGSSKDLEELQAEIKESCQRINDQFGRPGYSPVVVINRMLSSIERMAYYTIAECVVVSAVRDGMNLTPYEYIVCRQGLAGLDDSGDNRPRGKSMLVVSEFIGCSPSLSGAIRVNPWNTDSTAEAMNECIALSDNEKQLRHEKHYRYVSSHDVSYWSKSFIHDFERSCRDHFRRKCWGVGLGFGFRVVALDRNFKRLTVDSIVEDYKKSKSRVILLDYDGTLVPQTTMNKTPNETVVSMMNTLCADKKNVVFIVSGRGRDSLEKWFYPCPELGIAAEHGYFMRWNRDEQWQIQNQTSEFGWMHMAEPVMKLYTEATDGSYIETKESALVWHHQDADPGFGSSQAKEMLDHLESVLANEPVSVKSGQHIVEVKPQAVSKGFVAEKILSTLMEKGRQADFILCIGDDRSDEDMFEKIADIMRRSMVDPQTSLYACTVGQKPSTAIYYLDDANDVLNMLEALADASEEDGSGPPEETSGLSTPEQE; via the exons ATGTTCTCCCGATCCTACACCAATCTGCTCGATCTCGCCAATGGCAACCTCTCCGCCCTcgactacggcggcggcggcggaggcggaggagggggccgcCCGCCGCGGGCGAGGCGGATGCAGCGGACGATGACGACGCCCGGGACGCTCGTGGAGCTCGACGAGGAGCGCGCGGGCAGCGTCGCCTCCGACGTGCAGTcgtcgctcgccggcgaccgcctCATCGTCGTCGCCAACACGCTCCCCGTGCGCGGGGAGCGCCGCCCCGACGGGCGCGGCTGGAGCTTCGCCTGGGACGAGGACTCGCTCCTCTTCCACCTCCGCGACGGCCTCCCCGACGACATGGAGGTCCTCTACGTCGGCTCCCTCCGCGCCGACGTGCCGCCCGCCGAGCAGGACGACGTCGCGCAGGCGCTCCTCGAGCGCTTCCGCTGCGTCCCGGCCTTCCTCCCCAAGGACCTCTGCGACCGGTTCTACCACGGCTTCTGCAAGCAGACGCTGTGGCCGCTCTTCCACTACATGCTCCCCTTCTCCCCCGACCACGGCGGACGCTTCGACCGCTCCCAGTGGGAGGCCTACGTCCTCGCCAACAAGCTCTTCTCCCAGCGCGTCATCGAGGTCCTcaaccccgaggacgactaCGTCTGGATCCACGATTACCACCTCCTCGCCCTCCCGTCTTTCCTGCGCCGCCGATTCAACCGCCTCCGCATCGGCTTCTTCCTGCACAGCCCGTTCCCTTCGTCGGAGCTCTATCGTTCTCTCCCCGTCCGCGATGAGATCCTCAAATCGCTGCTCAACTGCGATCTGATTGGGTTCCACACCTTCGATTATGCCAGGCATTTCCTGTCCTGCTGCAGCCGCATGCTCGGGATCGAGTACCAATCCAAGAGGGGATACATTGGGCTCGATTACTTTGGACGCACGGTGGGGATAAAGATCATGCCTGTTGGGATAAACATGATGCAGCTGCAGTCACTTCTCCAGCATCCTGATCTCGAGCGGCAGGTCGCTGAACTCCGGAACCAATTCAATCGGAAGACTGTCTTGCTCGGTGTGGATGATATGGACATATTCAAGGGGATTGATCTGAAGATTCTTGCGTTTGAACAGATGCTGAAGACGCACCCGAAATGGCAGGGCCGAGCAGTGTTGGTGCAGATTGCAAACCCAAAAGGTGGCAGCAGTAAAGATCTGGAAGAGCTACAGGCCGAGATTAAAGAGAGTTGCCAGAGGATCAACGACCAGTTTGGACGGCCTGGATATAGTCCTGTCGTAGTTATCAATAGGATGCTGTCAAGTATCGAGAGGATGGCTTATTACACCATAGCGGAGTGTGTCGTTGTCAGTGCAGTAAGGGATGGCATGAACCTTACACCATATGAATACATCGTGTGTAGGCAGGGACTTGCAGGTTTGGATGATTCTGGGGATAATAGACCGAGGGGGAAGAGTATGCTAGTTGTGTCAGAATTCATTGGTTGCTCACCATCACTGAGTGGAGCAATTCGGGTAAACCCCTGGAACACTGATTCAACAGCAGAGGCAATGAACGAGTGCATCGCTTTATCTGATAATGAGAAGCAACTGCGGCATGAGAAGCACTATCGGTATGTCAGCTCGCACGATGTTTCCTATTGGTCCAAGAGCTTTATTCACGATTTCGAGAGGAGCTGTAGAGACCATTTTAGGAGAAAATGCTGGGGTGTTGGACTAGGATTTGGATTTAGAGTGGTTGCTCTTGATCGGAATTTCAAAAGGCTTACAGTGGATTCTATTGTTGAGGATTACAAGAAGTCAAAGAGCAGGGTCATACTACTGGACTATGATGGAACTCTAGTACCACAGACTACAATGAACAAGACCCCAAATGAAACTGTTGTTAGCATGATGAATACCCTGTGTGCTGATAAGAAGAATGTTGTTTTTATTGTAAGTGGAAGAGGGAGGGATAGCCTTGAAAAATGGTTTTACCCTTGCCCAGAGCTTGGCATTGCTGCTGAACATGGATACTTCATGAG GTGGAACAGAGATGAACAGTGGCAAATACAAAATCAGACCTCAGAATTTGGATGGATGCATATGGCTGAGCCGGTAATGAAACTATACACAGAGGCAACTGATGGGTCATATATTGAAACCAAAGAGAGTGCTTTGGTCTGGCACCACCAAGATGCTGACCCTGGTTTTGGATCTTCACAAGCAAAAGAAATGCTAGATCATTTGGAAAGTGTCCTTGCTAATGAGCCAGTCTCTGTAAAGAGCGGCCAACATATTGTAGAAGTTAAACCTCAG GCTGTCAGCAAAGGATTTGTTGCGGAGAAGATCCTTTCGACTCTGATGGAGAAGGGAAGGCAAGCAGACTTCATTCTCTGCATTGGTGATGATAGATCAGATGAGGATATGTTTGAAAAGATTGCTGATATCATGAGGAGGAGCATGGTTGATCCCCAAACCTCATTGTACGCCTGTACAGTCGGCCAGAAACCAAGCACGGCTATTTACTATTTGGACGATGCTAATGATGTTCTCAACATGCTTGAGGCACTTGCCGATGCATCGGAAGAGGATGGTTCTGGTCCCCCGGAAGAAACATCGGGATTATCTACACCTGAGCAAGAATGA
- the LOC120661015 gene encoding predicted GPI-anchored protein 58 — protein MSLVAYDASSDEEDAGEPPAAAAPSPAPIAPSIGPQPRPPSPSTSAGPAPQPTLPSLAPSQNVLPTSSSNASLPTPSLDLPDVVDLFAPPSYQSSRESASRKRESNGSAFHDSRNKFPRMQSQPRSAGNALVPPQLRGRSNVVTEDISKLFAAKRKE, from the exons ATGTCGCTGGTCGCCTACGACGCCTCCTCCGACGAGGAagacgccggcgagcctccggccgccgcggcgccgtcgccaGCACCCATCGCCCCATCCATCGGGCCGCAGCCGAGGCCTCCGTCGCCTTCGACGTCGGCGGGCCCTGCTCCTCAGCCTACCCTGCCGTCGCTTGCTCCCAGCCA GAATGTATTGCCCACTAGTTCAAGTAATGCCTCCCTGCCGACACCGTCACTAGACCTCCCAGATGTTGTGGATCTCTTTGCTCCCCCGTCTTATCAGTCCTCTAGGGAGAGTgcatcaaggaaaagggaatcgaATGGATCTGCTTTTCATGACTCACGCAATAAATTTCCCAGGATGCAATCACAGCCCCGCAGTGCAGGGAATGCTCTAGTACCACCACAGCTCCGTGGAAG GAGCAATGTCGTTACTGAAGATATAAGCAAACTGTTTGCGGCTAAACGCAAAGAGTAG
- the LOC120661014 gene encoding uncharacterized protein LOC120661014: MSSARVHGRLDYLNSQEPGDESQATAIDTVERLLVEDDIEISQKTSTDLISGIKSASILGTKVAQCLSKRAEYNSPLQKSGIFDWADNPKNDECTAIMISRKKQRIHANTQVKHLGSQSYGGNGSSTRAGFISDCIGGDLGVDSFKGPEPVGSTDDLYEAYDIGPCTQMAAEAMEALSNASTVNYVVRENALPESSGKESEADRICSVESPIQKRIGGISNSLKKHPSKSKNRKNPKQMAGKAKGSMDSGSIQGAINHEVSEGTKGSGASDSIILGSDAIIHPRRKRTYMFISRNSKVLFNKAGSSTTFTTNSTEVADSSIAKTVSASGPDFNKHARVEKRSTSVQDHYSSLTSRVPLRELNSTDTQSRTQMSKQSLKRGLLKSPGSRELASLFRNEASPVLQSSRQRRNMSKVRVLLSQSMDKETIKMQTKILIYFGLPLATTITEATHFVAEKFARTRNMLEAMAMGIPIVTPSWLECCGAARCFIDEKKYIMRDMKKEKELGFSMSVSIGRACKKPLLEGRRVLITPNAKPSKELLKSLVVAAHGQPSERITASTMKTKNFEGAFVISCEQDHSVCMPLIKSGLQMFDSELLLNGIVTQSLEFDRYRLFHEKTV, encoded by the exons ATGAGCAGCGCAAGAGTTCATGGAAGGTTAGATTACCTTAATTCGCAGGAGCCTGGTGATGAATCACAGGCCACTGCTATTGATACTGTGGAAAGGTTGCTTGTAGAAGATGATATAGAAATTTCTCAGAAAACAAGCACTGACCTGATTAGCGGGATCAAGTCAGCTTCTATATTAGGCACAAAAGTAGCTCAGTGCCTGTCCAAAAGGGCCGAGTACAATAGCCCTCTCCAAAAGTCAGGTATCTTTGATTGGGCTGATAATCCCAAAAATGATGAATGCACAGCCATTATGATTTCCAGGAAAAAACAAAGGATCCATGCTAACACTCAAGTGAAGCATTTGGGCTCCCAGAGTTATGGTGGCAATGGATCAAGTACCAGGGCTGGGTTCATATCAGATTGTATTGGTGGTGATTTAGGTGTGGATTCTTTTAAGGGGCCAGAGCCTGTTGGTTCTACAGATGATTTATATGAAGCATATGATATTGGGCCATGTACTCAGATGGCAGCTGAAGCCATGGAGGCATTGTCCAATGCATCAACTGTCAATTATGTTGTCAGGGAGAATGCTCTTCCTGAAAGTTCGGGAAAAGAAAGCGAAGCTGATAGGATATGTTCAGTTGAATCACCAATTCAAAAGCGAATTGGTGGAATTTCAAACTCATTGAAAAAGCATCCCAGCAAGTCAAAAAACAGGAAGAATCCAAAACAAATGGCAGGGAAAGCAAAAGGAAGCATGGACAGTGGCAGCATACAAGGGGCCATAAATCATGAGGTGTCAGAAGGAACCAAGGGATCTGGTGCAAGTGATTCAATTATTCTAGGTTCTGATGCTATAATCCACCCTAGAAGGAAGAGGACCTATATGTTTATCTCAAGAAACTCGAAAGTTCTATTTAATAAAGCTGGCAGCTCAACTACATTTACAACCAATAGTACAGAAGTAGCAGACTCATCAATCGCAAAAACAGTTAGCGCATCTGGCCCTGATTTCAACAAGCATGCTAGAGTGGAAAAACGATCCACATCTGTACAAGATCATTACTCTAGTTTGACAAGCAGAGTACCACTAAGAGAGCTAAATAGCACAGACACCCAATCTAGGACACAGATGTCAAAGCAATCACTAAAGAGAGGCCTTCTGAAATCACCAGGTTCCAGAGAACTTGCCAGTCTGTTCAGAAATGAAGCATCTCCAGTTTTGCAATCGAGCAGGCAAAGAAGAAATATGTCCAAAGTCCGTGTTCTGTTAAGCCAAAGCATGGACAAGGAAACCATCAAAATGCAAACAAAG ATATTGATATACTTTGGACTACCCTTGGCGACGACTATTACTGAGGCTACACATTTTGTTGCTGAAAAGTTTGCCCGCACAAGGAACATGCTAGAAGCAATGGCTATGGGGATACCTATAGTCACACCATCATGGCTTGAATGCTGTGGTGCAGCAAGGTGCTTCATTGATGAAAAGAAATATATTATGAGAGAtatgaagaaggaaaaggagctAGGCTTTAGCATGTCTGTTTCAATAGGCAGAGCCTGCAAAAAACCATTGCTTGAG GGTAGAAGAGTACTAATCACACCAAATGCCAAGCCTAGCAAGGAGCTTCTGAAAAGTTTAGTGGTGGCAGCTCATGGTCAG CCATCAGAGAGAATCACAGCCTCTACAATGAAGACCAAGAATTTTGAGGGGGCCTTTGTTATCTCTTGTGAACAAGACCACAGTGTCTGTATGCCATTAATTAAGAGTG GTCTCCAAATGTTTGACTCGGAGCTTCTTCTGAATGGTATTGTCACTCAGAGTTTAGAATTTGACAG GTATCGCCTTTTCCATGAAAAAACGGTTTGA